A genomic segment from Nocardiopsis sp. Huas11 encodes:
- a CDS encoding sodium:solute symporter has translation MQTIHVAILAVYLLAMVGIALYFARSGRLRGGDDFLFAGRSLPKPVMVATMLVTWVGSGTIIGGANFAYTYGPIAGLVFFLGTPLGILVLLLAARRIRRASRHTIPELLEVRFGTGVRTVAAVVTALAYVGLVASQFIGGGYVVSLITPLSATQGTILVAVVVTLLTVTGGLFSVAYTDFFSAILIVLGLFVSLPLVFAAIGGPAAYWKGLPEQSTTFTGGLTALQLLGYFLPLFLLLLADQNIYQRLTAAKNEREARSSTLGMLFTSFLVFVPVVLLASAAAILMPGINGDMSILGLASEGHLPAVLGGLILAGAVAFVITTGSSFMLSAASNIAYDLYARWAGDVGQRRALVVQRLSVLGIAVVAFGLGLFFPTVLELQMYSYTIYGAAITPVVFAVLFWKRATTAGAVAALVAGAATTIGWQMAGAPGDLNGVIVALPAALVALVVASLVTKAPAPVEAAEPTEV, from the coding sequence ATGCAGACGATCCATGTCGCGATCCTCGCCGTGTACCTCCTGGCCATGGTCGGCATCGCGCTGTACTTCGCCCGTTCCGGCCGCCTGCGCGGCGGGGACGACTTCCTCTTCGCCGGGCGCAGCCTGCCCAAGCCCGTCATGGTCGCCACGATGCTGGTCACCTGGGTCGGCTCGGGCACCATCATCGGCGGCGCGAACTTCGCCTACACCTACGGCCCGATCGCCGGGCTGGTCTTCTTCCTGGGCACGCCGCTGGGAATCCTGGTCCTGCTGCTGGCGGCCCGCCGCATCCGCAGGGCCTCCCGGCACACCATCCCCGAACTGCTGGAGGTGCGGTTCGGCACGGGGGTGCGAACCGTGGCCGCCGTAGTGACCGCGCTGGCCTACGTCGGCCTGGTCGCCTCGCAGTTCATCGGGGGCGGCTACGTCGTCAGCCTGATCACGCCGCTGTCGGCGACCCAGGGGACCATCCTGGTCGCGGTCGTGGTCACCCTCCTCACCGTGACCGGCGGCCTGTTCTCGGTCGCCTACACCGACTTCTTCTCGGCCATCCTCATCGTGCTCGGCCTGTTCGTGTCCCTGCCGCTGGTCTTCGCCGCCATCGGAGGCCCGGCCGCGTACTGGAAGGGCCTGCCCGAGCAGTCGACGACGTTCACCGGCGGGCTCACCGCCCTGCAACTGCTCGGCTACTTCCTGCCGCTGTTCCTGCTGCTGCTCGCCGACCAGAACATCTACCAGCGCCTCACCGCGGCCAAGAACGAGCGCGAGGCCCGCTCCTCGACCCTGGGAATGCTGTTCACCAGCTTCCTGGTGTTCGTCCCCGTCGTCCTGCTGGCCTCGGCGGCCGCGATCCTCATGCCCGGCATCAACGGGGACATGTCCATCCTCGGCCTGGCCTCCGAGGGCCACCTGCCGGCCGTCCTGGGCGGGCTCATCCTGGCGGGCGCGGTCGCCTTCGTCATCACCACGGGGTCGTCGTTCATGCTCTCGGCCGCCTCCAACATCGCCTACGACCTGTACGCCCGCTGGGCGGGCGACGTCGGCCAGCGGCGGGCCCTGGTGGTGCAGCGGCTGTCGGTCCTGGGCATCGCGGTCGTGGCGTTCGGTCTGGGGCTGTTCTTCCCGACCGTCCTCGAACTGCAGATGTACTCGTACACGATCTACGGCGCGGCCATCACGCCGGTGGTGTTCGCGGTGCTGTTCTGGAAGCGGGCCACCACCGCCGGTGCGGTCGCCGCCCTCGTGGCCGGCGCCGCCACCACGATCGGCTGGCAGATGGCCGGGGCGCCGGGCGACCTCAACGGGGTCATCGTCGCCCTGCCCGCGGCGCTGGTCGCCCTGGTCGTGGCCAGCCTGGTGACCAAGGCGCCCGCACCGGTCGAGGCCGCCGAGCCGACCGAGGTGTGA
- a CDS encoding MurR/RpiR family transcriptional regulator, with the protein MSDWIEAALAGGRLGRAAERVVRVLRDEPRFASYASTAELAERAQVNVATVVRAAQALGFAGWPALRLELRSRYLASLSAGEVLAEHAGADADPVRAAVRADVEGLRLLESTIDVETVRALAAAVHGARRTLVLGSGTFAAPGLQLAHAASTMGYDVQMRDLGGTSLVNVLSKMGEGDLLVACDLWRLPTALRSAALIARERSVPVAVITDRRDSPLVAGAAHVVVVPSESVTMFPSLTPSMAVVHAILSELARVGGESVLRAVRDAERLWERAELF; encoded by the coding sequence ATGTCGGACTGGATCGAGGCGGCGCTGGCGGGTGGGCGGCTCGGGCGCGCCGCCGAGCGGGTGGTCCGCGTGCTGCGCGACGAGCCGAGGTTCGCCTCGTACGCGAGCACGGCCGAGCTGGCCGAACGCGCGCAGGTCAACGTCGCCACGGTAGTGCGCGCCGCCCAGGCGCTGGGCTTCGCCGGCTGGCCGGCGCTGCGCCTGGAGCTGCGGTCGCGCTACCTGGCCTCGCTCAGCGCCGGCGAGGTCCTGGCCGAGCACGCCGGCGCCGACGCCGACCCGGTCCGGGCGGCCGTGCGCGCCGACGTGGAGGGACTCCGCCTGCTGGAGAGCACCATCGACGTCGAGACGGTGCGGGCGCTCGCGGCGGCGGTCCACGGCGCCCGGCGCACGCTCGTGCTGGGTTCGGGCACCTTCGCGGCGCCGGGACTGCAGCTCGCGCACGCGGCCTCGACGATGGGCTACGACGTCCAGATGCGCGATCTCGGCGGAACATCGCTGGTCAACGTGTTGTCCAAGATGGGCGAGGGCGACCTGCTGGTGGCCTGTGACCTGTGGCGGCTGCCCACGGCGCTGCGCTCGGCGGCGCTCATCGCGCGGGAGCGGTCGGTGCCGGTCGCGGTGATCACCGACCGCCGGGACTCCCCGCTGGTCGCGGGCGCGGCGCACGTGGTGGTAGTGCCCAGCGAGAGCGTGACCATGTTCCCCTCCCTCACGCCGTCGATGGCGGTGGTGCACGCGATCCTGTCCGAACTCGCCCGCGTGGGCGGGGAGTCGGTGCTGCGGGCGGTGCGCGACGCCGAGCGGCTGTGGGAGCGGGCGGAGCTCTTCTGA
- a CDS encoding alkaline shock response membrane anchor protein AmaP, whose product MARDRNRRSARGNRLGLTLVGGVLLAGGLGALALGQGLFGADLAGQALLGPAAQEVLGSRWAPYVAVALAFVAAFLALRWLLVQGMNDTLGRLVLEQAPEGRVEISESVARGALEQEVAEYPGVRRARARLTESSDEPHLRLALTLEDDADVAGVWRRVRSEALADLRRALEQERVPAVVRMSMTAPAKNPRRSLA is encoded by the coding sequence ATGGCGCGGGACAGGAATCGCAGGTCGGCGCGGGGCAACCGGCTCGGCCTGACGCTGGTGGGCGGAGTGCTCCTGGCGGGCGGTCTGGGCGCGCTGGCGCTGGGACAGGGGCTGTTCGGCGCGGACCTGGCCGGGCAGGCCCTCCTGGGGCCCGCCGCCCAGGAGGTGCTCGGGAGCCGGTGGGCGCCCTACGTCGCGGTGGCGCTGGCCTTCGTCGCGGCCTTCCTCGCTCTGCGCTGGCTGCTCGTGCAGGGCATGAACGACACGCTGGGCCGCCTGGTCCTGGAACAGGCCCCCGAGGGGCGGGTGGAGATCAGCGAGAGCGTGGCGCGCGGCGCCCTGGAGCAGGAGGTCGCCGAGTATCCGGGCGTGCGCCGGGCCCGGGCACGGCTGACCGAGTCCAGCGACGAGCCGCACCTGCGCCTGGCGCTGACGCTGGAGGACGACGCGGACGTGGCGGGGGTGTGGCGGCGGGTGCGGTCCGAGGCCCTGGCCGACCTGCGCCGCGCACTGGAGCAGGAGCGGGTCCCGGCGGTGGTGCGGATGTCGATGACCGCCCCCGCCAAGAACCCGCGCCGCAGCCTGGCCTGA
- a CDS encoding Asp23/Gls24 family envelope stress response protein, with amino-acid sequence MAGTRTDAVPRQRVDTEPRGRTGRLREGGPARDPGGRTEIASGVIEKAAARAVSEVDGARAIRARPARARTSGDVVLLRLRIAVRYPLAVREVAGRVREHVKDRVEWTTGRTVHHIDIEIAELVR; translated from the coding sequence GTGGCCGGAACACGAACCGACGCGGTACCCCGCCAGCGAGTGGACACCGAGCCGCGGGGGAGGACGGGACGGCTCCGCGAAGGCGGACCCGCCCGTGACCCCGGCGGCCGCACGGAGATCGCCTCGGGCGTCATCGAGAAGGCGGCGGCCCGCGCAGTGAGCGAAGTGGACGGGGCGCGCGCGATCCGCGCGCGTCCCGCCCGCGCCCGGACGAGCGGTGACGTCGTCCTGCTGCGGCTGCGGATCGCCGTGCGCTACCCGTTGGCCGTGCGCGAGGTCGCGGGCCGGGTGCGCGAACACGTCAAGGACCGGGTCGAGTGGACGACCGGCAGGACCGTCCACCACATCGACATCGAGATCGCGGAGTTGGTGCGCTGA
- a CDS encoding type II toxin-antitoxin system death-on-curing family toxin: MGSKPVIYLTMDLVVDITSMALAQRRQDAAVRDHGLLESAVHRPRSSSFGVEHYPSLFDKGAALMQSLARNHVFVDGNKRAAWNCTATFLELNGAPLITPVDEERAEQFVLDVATGKLDDVGEIADALRTFHAVP; this comes from the coding sequence ATGGGCTCGAAACCGGTCATCTACCTGACCATGGACCTGGTGGTCGACATCACGTCGATGGCGCTGGCACAGAGGCGGCAGGACGCGGCCGTACGCGACCACGGGCTGTTGGAGAGCGCGGTCCATCGGCCACGGTCCTCATCCTTCGGAGTGGAGCATTATCCGAGCCTCTTCGACAAGGGCGCGGCGCTCATGCAGTCTCTCGCCAGGAACCACGTGTTCGTCGACGGCAACAAGCGCGCGGCCTGGAACTGCACCGCCACCTTCCTGGAATTGAACGGCGCACCTCTGATCACACCGGTGGACGAGGAGCGGGCGGAACAGTTCGTGTTGGACGTCGCTACCGGGAAACTCGACGACGTGGGCGAAATCGCCGACGCGCTACGGACGTTCCACGCGGTTCCCTGA
- a CDS encoding L-serine ammonia-lyase yields the protein MAISVFDLFKIGIGPSSSHTVGPMKAARTFAGRLREDGLLAATEHVRAELYGSLALTGKGHGSDTAVILGLMGHLPESVDVDAVPDLVRRVREERTLELGGPEGPKVAFDPAVDVDFRRKESLPDHPNGMRFVALDAAGVELAAKVYYSVGGGFVVDERAAGADRIKADDTEVPHPFSSAEELLEICADTGMSISAVMLANEQAFGRTPAEIRAELLTIWAAMRQCLRRGVMTEGSLPGGLKVPRRAHRLYRQLGGVCDESGLLAPTTADPDPMRGSDWITLYALAVNEENAAGGRVVTAPTNGAAGIVPAVLHYYAHFSPGAGDDGVVRFMLTAAAIGLLFKQNASISGAEVGCQGEVGSASSMAAGGLAEVLGGTPAQVENAAEIAMEHNLGLTCDPIGGLVQVPCIERNALASVKAISAARIALRGDGSHFVSLDKVIRTMRDTGRDMMDKYKETSRGGLAVNVIEC from the coding sequence ATGGCCATCAGCGTCTTCGACCTGTTCAAGATCGGAATCGGCCCGTCGAGTTCGCACACGGTCGGCCCGATGAAGGCCGCGCGGACCTTCGCGGGGCGCCTGCGCGAGGACGGGCTCCTGGCCGCCACGGAACACGTGCGCGCGGAGCTGTACGGCTCGCTGGCCCTCACCGGCAAGGGGCACGGCAGTGACACCGCGGTCATCCTGGGACTGATGGGCCACCTGCCCGAGAGCGTCGACGTGGACGCGGTCCCCGACCTGGTCCGACGGGTGCGCGAGGAGCGGACCCTGGAGCTGGGCGGACCCGAGGGCCCGAAGGTGGCCTTCGACCCCGCCGTGGACGTGGACTTCCGCCGCAAGGAGAGCCTGCCCGACCACCCCAACGGCATGCGGTTCGTGGCGCTGGACGCCGCGGGCGTGGAGCTGGCGGCCAAGGTGTACTACTCCGTCGGCGGCGGGTTCGTCGTGGACGAGCGGGCCGCGGGCGCCGACCGGATCAAGGCCGACGACACCGAGGTCCCCCATCCGTTCTCCAGCGCCGAGGAGCTGCTGGAGATCTGCGCGGACACCGGCATGTCGATCAGCGCCGTCATGCTCGCCAACGAGCAGGCCTTCGGACGCACGCCCGCCGAGATCCGCGCCGAACTGCTCACGATCTGGGCGGCGATGCGCCAGTGCTTGCGCCGCGGGGTCATGACCGAGGGCAGCCTGCCCGGCGGGCTCAAGGTGCCGCGCCGCGCGCACCGGCTGTACCGCCAGCTGGGCGGGGTGTGCGACGAGTCAGGGCTGCTGGCCCCCACGACCGCCGACCCGGACCCGATGCGGGGCAGCGACTGGATCACCCTGTACGCGCTGGCGGTCAACGAGGAGAACGCCGCGGGCGGGCGCGTGGTGACCGCCCCGACCAACGGAGCGGCGGGGATCGTCCCGGCGGTGCTGCACTATTACGCGCACTTCAGCCCGGGGGCCGGTGACGACGGGGTCGTGCGGTTCATGCTGACCGCCGCCGCGATCGGCCTGCTGTTCAAGCAGAACGCGTCGATCTCGGGCGCGGAGGTCGGCTGCCAGGGCGAGGTGGGCTCGGCGTCCTCGATGGCCGCCGGCGGCCTGGCCGAGGTGCTGGGCGGCACTCCGGCCCAGGTGGAGAACGCGGCGGAGATCGCGATGGAGCACAACCTGGGGCTGACCTGCGACCCGATCGGCGGCCTGGTCCAGGTGCCGTGCATCGAGCGCAACGCGCTGGCCTCGGTCAAGGCCATCAGCGCCGCCCGCATCGCCCTGCGCGGCGACGGCAGCCACTTCGTGTCGCTGGACAAGGTCATCCGGACGATGCGCGACACCGGCCGCGACATGATGGACAAGTACAAGGAGACCTCGCGCGGCGGCCTCGCCGTCAACGTCATCGAGTGCTGA
- a CDS encoding amidohydrolase family protein, with protein MTPSTRPAVLFTGAGLLDPEDGTRTPDSWLLVTEGRITGSGRGPAPETAPGTEVVDLAGATLMPGLIDAHVHPTAFSADLGAAMDHAPSYVASYAGRALEAMLRRGFTTVRDVAGGDWGLSQAVDEGLVNGPRLMFGGKALSQTGGHGDFRGPGRQGNDTHACCPGAGLVCDGPVEFRRAAREQLRTGAHHLKIMLSGGVASPTDRIDSTQSSEDEIRAVVEEAEAANRYVTGHAYTARAVNRGLRLGVRCIEHGNLIDESSLELFLEHDAYLVPTLVTYQELSRQGAANGLPPAGQDKVDTVLTKGLEALRMAHEAGVNLVYGSDLLGGMQNHQNEEFAIRGRVQPAADVVRAATVNAARLLGLEGEIGTLRDGARADLVVVDGDPLADIGVLADPDNVRAVLRDGRVRHEHTAD; from the coding sequence ATGACCCCATCCACCCGCCCCGCCGTCCTCTTCACCGGCGCAGGCCTGCTCGACCCCGAGGACGGCACCCGGACGCCGGACTCCTGGCTCCTGGTGACGGAGGGCCGTATCACCGGGAGCGGCCGGGGACCCGCGCCGGAGACCGCGCCCGGCACCGAGGTCGTCGACCTCGCGGGCGCCACCCTGATGCCCGGCCTCATCGACGCCCACGTGCACCCCACCGCGTTCAGCGCCGACCTCGGCGCCGCGATGGACCACGCCCCCTCCTACGTCGCCTCCTACGCGGGCCGCGCCCTGGAGGCCATGCTCCGCCGCGGCTTCACCACGGTCCGCGACGTCGCCGGCGGCGACTGGGGCCTGTCCCAGGCGGTCGACGAAGGGCTCGTCAACGGGCCGCGGCTCATGTTCGGCGGCAAGGCGCTGTCCCAGACGGGCGGCCACGGGGACTTCCGCGGACCCGGCCGCCAGGGCAACGACACCCATGCCTGCTGCCCCGGGGCCGGACTCGTGTGCGACGGACCCGTCGAGTTCCGCCGCGCCGCCCGCGAACAGCTGCGCACCGGCGCCCACCACCTCAAGATCATGCTCTCCGGCGGGGTCGCCTCCCCCACCGACCGCATCGACTCCACCCAGTCGTCCGAGGACGAGATCCGCGCCGTCGTGGAGGAGGCCGAGGCCGCCAACCGCTACGTCACCGGGCACGCCTACACCGCGCGCGCCGTCAACCGCGGCCTGCGCCTGGGCGTGCGCTGCATCGAGCACGGCAACCTCATCGACGAGAGCAGCCTCGAACTGTTCCTGGAGCACGACGCCTACCTGGTGCCCACCCTGGTCACCTACCAGGAGCTGTCCCGCCAGGGCGCGGCCAACGGCCTGCCGCCGGCCGGTCAGGACAAGGTCGACACCGTGCTCACCAAGGGCCTGGAGGCGCTGCGCATGGCGCACGAGGCAGGGGTGAACCTCGTCTACGGCTCCGACCTGCTCGGCGGGATGCAGAACCACCAGAACGAGGAGTTCGCCATCCGCGGCCGGGTGCAGCCCGCCGCCGACGTCGTGCGCGCGGCCACCGTCAACGCCGCCCGGCTGCTCGGCCTGGAGGGCGAGATCGGCACCCTCCGCGACGGCGCCCGCGCCGACCTCGTCGTCGTGGACGGCGACCCGCTCGCCGACATCGGCGTGCTCGCCGACCCCGACAACGTCCGCGCCGTGCTGCGCGACGGCCGCGTCCGCCACGAGCACACCGCGGACTGA
- a CDS encoding CsbD family protein yields the protein MGKHFDDAVGKGKEAFGKATGDRGTEAEGKTDQAKGQAKDTADKAKEKAQEFKGKAAEAAESATKRIKDTFNR from the coding sequence ATGGGCAAGCACTTCGACGACGCGGTCGGCAAGGGCAAGGAAGCGTTCGGCAAGGCCACCGGGGACAGGGGCACGGAGGCCGAGGGCAAGACCGACCAGGCCAAGGGCCAGGCCAAGGACACCGCGGACAAGGCCAAGGAGAAGGCCCAGGAGTTCAAGGGCAAGGCCGCCGAGGCGGCCGAGTCGGCGACCAAGCGGATCAAGGACACCTTCAACCGCTGA
- a CDS encoding VOC family protein — translation MTRMTFVNLPVRDIGATHAFWTALGFSFNPEFSDDKALCMIVSDAAFVMLLEDSYFRSFLPEGSPPGAAGSELITALTVDSRQEADTLADAAAEAGGRALSTMDESGMYSRTVADPDDHLWEFVHMDMGGANA, via the coding sequence ATGACGAGAATGACCTTCGTGAACCTGCCCGTGCGCGACATCGGCGCCACCCACGCGTTCTGGACCGCGCTGGGGTTCTCCTTCAACCCGGAGTTCTCCGACGACAAGGCCCTGTGCATGATCGTGAGCGACGCCGCCTTCGTCATGCTGCTGGAGGACTCCTACTTCCGGAGCTTCCTCCCCGAGGGATCGCCGCCCGGCGCCGCCGGATCGGAGCTGATCACGGCGCTGACGGTGGACAGCAGGCAGGAGGCCGACACCCTGGCCGACGCGGCGGCCGAGGCAGGAGGCCGGGCGCTCTCGACCATGGACGAGTCCGGCATGTACTCGCGCACGGTGGCCGACCCGGACGACCACCTGTGGGAGTTCGTGCACATGGACATGGGCGGCGCGAACGCCTGA
- a CDS encoding Asp23/Gls24 family envelope stress response protein, producing MSDTRTEAAVPEARTARSGQSTSHDGSGRTQIADAVVAKIAGMAAREIGGVHAMGGGAARAVGAVREAMTGGDSSVARGVAVEVGERQAAVDIDVVVEYGTAIQDMAAAVRRNVTSAVERMTGLEVTEINIKVGDIHLPDDDQGDEDAASESRVR from the coding sequence GTGTCGGATACGAGGACCGAGGCCGCAGTGCCGGAAGCACGCACGGCCAGGAGCGGGCAGAGCACGTCGCACGACGGGTCGGGCCGGACCCAGATCGCCGACGCCGTCGTGGCCAAGATCGCCGGAATGGCGGCACGGGAGATCGGCGGTGTGCACGCCATGGGCGGCGGAGCGGCCCGCGCGGTCGGTGCCGTCAGGGAGGCCATGACCGGGGGCGACTCGTCGGTCGCGCGCGGGGTGGCGGTCGAGGTCGGTGAGCGCCAGGCGGCCGTCGACATCGACGTCGTCGTCGAGTACGGCACCGCCATCCAGGACATGGCCGCGGCGGTGCGCCGCAACGTCACCTCGGCCGTCGAGCGCATGACCGGCCTGGAGGTCACGGAGATCAACATCAAGGTGGGCGACATCCACCTGCCCGACGACGACCAGGGTGACGAGGACGCGGCCTCCGAGTCACGGGTCCGGTAG
- a CDS encoding DUF6286 domain-containing protein: MTTVEEVLGRPDQGVERKATRVAVHTFRPRRSWPAVITGLAILLVAVVAAAEVISALAGSPLGLIPVGRAGEFAATTTWSQPSVQIASAVLALIGLALIVLALAPGRSRWTALRTGDPALVVGLTRPALRRAVSAAAQEVGGVESAHVVVRGHRLRVHVRTGMRTSEGLAEGVTAAVERRLEELAPLRSMRIVTHVRHAEG, translated from the coding sequence ATGACCACCGTCGAAGAGGTGCTCGGCCGCCCGGACCAGGGCGTGGAGCGGAAGGCGACACGGGTGGCGGTCCACACGTTCCGCCCCCGCCGGTCGTGGCCCGCGGTGATCACGGGGCTGGCGATTCTGTTGGTGGCCGTGGTGGCGGCGGCCGAGGTCATCTCCGCCCTGGCCGGCAGTCCGCTGGGGCTGATCCCGGTCGGGCGGGCCGGGGAGTTCGCGGCCACCACGACCTGGTCGCAGCCCTCGGTGCAGATCGCCTCCGCGGTCCTGGCGCTGATCGGGCTGGCGCTGATCGTGCTGGCGCTCGCGCCGGGCCGGAGCCGCTGGACGGCGCTGCGCACGGGGGACCCGGCGCTGGTGGTCGGCCTGACGCGGCCGGCGCTGCGCCGGGCGGTGAGCGCGGCCGCGCAGGAGGTCGGCGGTGTGGAGAGTGCGCACGTGGTGGTCCGGGGCCACCGGCTGCGGGTGCACGTGCGGACCGGCATGCGCACGTCGGAGGGGCTGGCCGAGGGGGTGACCGCGGCGGTGGAGCGGCGGCTGGAGGAGTTGGCGCCGCTGCGCAGCATGCGGATCGTCACGCACGTGCGGCACGCGGAGGGTTGA
- the purU gene encoding formyltetrahydrofolate deformylase: MSEREYILTLSCPDSRGIVAAVANLLSDHGCNITESQQYGDHYTGRFFLRMQFLAERGEHGVVGEDTLRGAFAALAGDFGEGAGDPVVEWSLQATDVRPRMIVMVSKFGHCLNDLLYRQRSGLLDVDIAAVVSNHPDLGFLADSYGVDFHHLPVNAQSKPEQEARLLELVGSYDVDLIVLARYMQVLSEQLCTKMSGRIINIHHSFLPSFKGARPYHQAHARGVKLIGATAHYVTADLDEGPIIEQEVSRVAHTDSPERLTAIGRDLESVALARAVNWHAQRRVLMNGEKTVIFG, translated from the coding sequence ATGAGTGAGCGCGAGTACATCCTGACCCTTTCGTGCCCCGACAGCCGGGGCATCGTCGCGGCGGTGGCCAACCTGCTGTCCGACCACGGTTGCAACATCACCGAGAGTCAGCAGTACGGCGACCACTACACCGGTCGGTTCTTCCTGCGCATGCAGTTCCTCGCCGAGCGCGGCGAGCACGGCGTGGTGGGCGAGGACACCCTGCGCGGCGCGTTCGCCGCCCTGGCCGGGGACTTCGGCGAGGGGGCCGGCGACCCGGTCGTGGAGTGGAGCCTGCAGGCGACCGACGTGCGCCCCCGCATGATCGTGATGGTGTCCAAGTTCGGGCACTGCCTCAACGACCTGCTCTACCGCCAGCGCAGCGGCCTGCTCGACGTCGACATCGCGGCCGTGGTCTCCAACCACCCCGACCTGGGGTTCCTGGCCGACTCCTACGGGGTGGACTTCCACCACCTGCCGGTCAACGCCCAGTCCAAGCCGGAGCAGGAGGCGCGGCTGCTGGAGCTGGTCGGCTCCTACGACGTGGACCTCATCGTCCTGGCCCGGTACATGCAGGTGCTCTCGGAGCAGCTGTGCACCAAGATGTCCGGCCGGATCATCAACATCCACCATTCGTTCCTGCCGAGCTTCAAGGGCGCGCGCCCCTACCACCAGGCCCACGCGCGCGGCGTCAAGCTCATCGGCGCGACCGCCCACTACGTCACCGCCGACCTCGACGAGGGACCGATCATCGAGCAGGAGGTCTCCCGGGTGGCCCACACCGACAGCCCGGAGCGGCTGACGGCGATCGGCCGCGACCTGGAGTCGGTGGCGTTGGCGCGCGCGGTGAACTGGCACGCGCAGCGCCGTGTGCTGATGAACGGCGAGAAGACCGTCATCTTCGGCTGA